GAAGGACGCGAAGAAGGGCGGCGTGCTGCAGTTCGGCACCGAGGTCGTCGCCGCGGCCGACGGCAGCATCGCGGGGCTCCTCGGCGCGTCGCCGGGCGCGTCCACGGCCGTGCCGATCATGCTCGACGTGCTCGAGCGCTGCTTCCCGGAGCGCATGGACGGCTGGCGCAAGCCCCTCACGCGCATGATCCCGAACTACGGCACGCTCGTCGCGTCGGACCCCCGGAAGACGCCGAGGATCGTCGCGGAGACCGCGGAGGTCCTCGAGCTCCAGCACTGACGGACGGACGGGCGGGCGCACGGCGTCCGCCCGTTCCGCATCCGCCGTGCCGCCGTTCGCGCTCGATTCGAAAGTGTGTTCGAATGAGCGCATGAGATGGAGCGCACAGAAGCTGTCGGACGCGAGCGCCGACGCGCTCCCCGGGCTGGCCCGCCTGAGCAACCTCGTGCAGAGCGTGCGCACGCCGGAGTTCCAGGGCGTGACGTTCCACGAGGTGCTCGCGAAGTCCGCGCTCAACCGCGTGCCGGGGGAGTCGAAGGTCATGCCGTATGGCTGGACCATCAACCCCTACCGGGGCTGCACGCATGCGTGCGTCTACTGCTTCGCGCGCCCGACGCACGAGTACCTCGACCTCGACGGCGGCCGCGACTTCGACGACCAGATCGTCGTCAAGGTCAACGTCGCGGAGGTCCTCACCCGGGAGCTCGCGAAGCCCACCTGGACGCACGACGCGGTCGCCCTCGGCACCAACACGGATCCCTACCAGCGCGCGGAGGGCCGCTACGCGCTCATGCCCGGCATCATCGCCGCGCTCGCCTCCTCCGGCACGCCCCTGTCCATCCTCACGAAGGGCACGCTCCTCCGGCGCGACCTGCCGCTCCTCGCCGAGGCGTCGGCGAGTGTGCCGGTCGACCTGGCGATGAGCATCGCGGTGCTCGACGACGACCTGCAGCAGTCGGTCGAGCCGGGCACCCCCACCACGGCGGCGCGCCTCGCGACCGTCACGGCCATCCGCGAGGCCGGCCTCGACTGCACCGTCTTCATGATGCCGATCCTGCCGATGCTCACCGACTCCGTGGAGCACCTCGACCACGCGCTCACGCGCATCCGGGAGGCGGGCGGCACGCGCGTCCTGTACTCGGCGCTCTACCTCAAGCCCGGGGTGAAGGAGTGGTACCTCGAGTGGCTCGAGCGCGAGCGCCCCGACCTCGTGGGCCGCTACGCGGACCTCTACGCGCGCGGGGCCTACGCGCCCGAGGCGTACCGGGCGTGGCTGAAGGCGCGCATGGATCCGCTGGTCCGGCGCCACGGGCTCGGCGGCGGCCGGGTCGACCCGCGCACCGGCGGCGTCCTCTCGCGCGCCGACCTGCCCGGCGTCCAGGGCGGCGGAGGGCGTCCGCGCCCGGGGTGGAGCCAGGAGGGCGCCGACAGCCGCGCGGTCACCTCCCGCGGACGCCGCAGCTGGACCCAGGCGCCCGCCCCCGGGCCGCTCGTCGCCGCGGCGCTGCCGCCGTCGCGCGACACCCAGGCCACGCTCTTCTGACGCGGGATGCCCGGTGTCCGCCCACGACACGCGGGATCGGCGCGACCCCGGCGCTGGCTACAGTTCTCCCATGACCACCCTGCGCGAGCCCGGGGCGGGCACGCGCGGCGCCACCGGTCGCCAGGTCGCGGAGCCCGTCCGCGTCGGCGTGCTCATGGGGAACGAGTCGGCGCTCGACGAGGTCTGTGCGATCCTCCGGCACCGCGCCCCCGAGGTCGAGGTCGTCGTGAGCACCACCGGCTGGCTGCAGCTGGTCCGGTCGCCCCGCTTCCCGACCGACGTCGCGGTCATCGACTACGACCTCGCCGACGCCGTGAGCCTCGAGGGGCGGGTGCGCTCCTGCCGGGCGGCCGGCGTCGCGGTCGTCGTGCTGTCGCGGTCGGGCAGCGACGAGGTCAGGCGCCGCGTGCTGGATGCCGGAGCGGCGGCGCTCCTGACCGGGCCGGTGCCGGCCGGGGACATCGTCAGCGCGGTGCGCGCGGTGGTCGCGAGCGCGCGCGACAGCCGGCAGCGCGCGACATCGGCGGCCGACCGCGCGGCGGACGAGGCCGCCGCCGAGGCCGCCCTCGCCTTCACGAGCCCCCGGCTCAGCCAGGGTGAGGAGCAGGCCCTGCGCCTCTACGTCACCGGCCGCTCGACGCTGGCCGTGGCGCAGGCGATGAACGTCCAGTACGAGACGGCGAAGACCTACCTCCGCCGGGTCCGCGCGAAGTACCGCCTGGTCGGGCGGGAGGCCGGGCGACGGGCCGACCTGATCGAGCGGGCCGTCGAGGACGGCTACGTTCGGTAGATGGCCAAGCTCTACTTCCGATTCGGCGCGATGAACAGCGGCAAGAGCACGTCGATGCTCCAGGCCGCCTACAACTACGAGGAGCGCGGGCAGCACGTGCTGCTCACGAAGCCCGTCATCGACACGAAGGGCGACCGCGACATCGTCTCCCGCCTCGGCGTCCGCCGACCCGTCGACTTCCTGCTCGAGCCGGACGCCGACGTCTGGCAGGAGTTCGGGATCCACCGCGACCGCGTGCTGCAGGACATGGGCGGCCCGACCGCCTGCCTGCTGGTCGACGAGGCGCAGTTCCTCCGCGAGTCCCAGGTCGACGACCTGCTGCGGATCGCGATCCTGCAGGACGTCCCCGTCATCGCCTACGGGATCCGCACCGACTTCCAGACCGTGGCGTTCCCGGGCAGCAGGCGCCTGCTGGAGATCGCGCACAGCCTCGAGGAGATGAAGACCATCTGCCGCTGCGGTCGCAAGGCCGTGTTCAACGCGCGCCAGGTCGGCGACCGCTTCATCTTCGACGGCGCGCAGGTCGCCATCGACGGCGCCGACGTCACCTACATGTCGCTCTGCGGCGCGTGCTACCTCGCCGAGAGCGGGGGAGCGCTCAGCAGCGGGCGGCCCGTCGAGCCGAGCGCGTCGGTCTTCGGCTATCCCGCGGGACCGGACGCCGACTTCGCCTGAGCCGGCATCGGGCTGGCCGGGGCGCGCTCAATCGCGCAGGAAGCGGAGCCCGTAGGCGGTGAACGCCCCGGTGATCAGCAGGATGGCGAGGGGCAGCAGGGCAGCGCAGACGTCGAGCATGGGTGTCCGGATCTTCTCTTCGGGTGAGCGTACGGGCGGGGGCAGGTGGGTGGCCTGGCCTCCGTCCACGCTAGCCGGTACCCGCGGCGACGACCGTGCCCCACTTGCTGGGGCGCGGTCCCCGCATGGCCGCTCGCGGCGCGAGGGGACCGGAGGGGGCTCCCGGCTGTGGGAGCATGGGCACGGACGCCGCTGGGGGGCGTGCCATCGACGAGGGGGAGTCGCCTGTTGGAACTGCGTGAGTACATCCGGATCCTGCGACGCTCGTGGGTGCTGATCCTGCTCGTCCTGCTGCTCGGGGTGGGGGCCGCCGCCGGCTACTCGCTGGTGCAGACGCCCGAGTACCGGGCCTCGGCCAAGGTGTTCGTCTCGACGCAGTCGGCCGGCACCGTGCAGGACCTGAGCCAGGGCAGCAGCTTCACCCAGCAGGCCGTGAAGAGCTACGCGGACGTCGTGTCGACGCCCGTCGTGCTCGAGCCGGTCATCGCGCGGCTGGGCCTCGACGCGACCGCGGACTCGCTCGCCCCGCGGGTGACGGCCACCGCCGCCGTCGACACGGTGATCATCGAGATCGCGGTGCAGGACGAGCAGGCCGAGTCGGCCGCCGCCATCGCCAACGCCGTGGCGGGGAGCTTCACCGACGTCGTCGCCGAGCTGACGCCGGTCGACTCCAACGGGCAGCCGCAGGTCAAGATCACCACGCTGAAGGAGGCCCGCATCCCGGGCGCCCCGGTCTCGCCCCGCGTGCCGCTGAACCTCGCGCTGGGCGGCCTCGTGGGCCTCGCCCTCGGCATCGCCGTCTCGGTGCTCCGCTCCACGCTCGACACGCGCATCCGCGGGGAGCGCGACCTGCGGCTCGTCACGCACGCGCCCATCCTCGGCGGCATCGCCTACGACCCGAAGGCCAAGGAGCGCCCGCTCATCGTCCAGTCGGACCCGCGCAGCCCGCGCGCCGAGTCCTTCCGGAGCCTCCGCACCAACCTGCAGTTCCTCGACTTCGGCGGCCGCGCGCGCAGCTTCGTGATCACGAGCGCCGTCGAGTCCGAGGGCAAGTCCACGACGAGCGCCAACCTCGCCATCGCCCTCAGCGACGCGGGTGCCCGGGTCGCCGTCATCGACGCCGACCTCCGTCGCCCGAAGCTCGCGTCGTACCTCGGGCTCGAGGGCGCCGTGGGCCTCACCGACGTGCTCATCGGGCGCGCGCAGCTGAAGGACGTGCTGCAGCCCTGGGGCAACCGCAACATGTTCGTGCTCCCGGCCGGCCAGATCCCGCCGAACCCCAGCGAGCTGCTCGGCTCGCGCACCATGGTCACGCTCCTCAAGGAGCTCGAGGCCGAGTTCGACACCGTGCTCATCGATGCGCCGCCGCTGCTCCCCGTGACCGACAGCGCCGTGCTCTCCAAGAGCGCCGGCGGGGCCATCCTCGTGGTCTCCTCCGGCCGCGCCCACCGCGGTCAGGTCCACGCGGCGATCGAGTCGCTGAACAGCGTCGGCGCCGAGGTGCTCGGCGTCGTGCTGACGATGCTGCCCACCAAGGGCCCGGACGCCTACGGGTACGGCCAGTACGGCTACTCGTACGTCCGCCCCGAGGGCGCGGACGCCGCCAGCCCCGCCACGTCCTGACCCGGTGGCCGCCCGTGTCGTGCCGTCCCGCCGCGCGCGGGGCTGTACCATCCGGGTGACACCACCGCTCGACCCCGCATCCCCCGCTGCGCGGACCGCGGACCCGTGCTCCGTCGCCGGAGCGGGTCGCGGCCCGTCCTCGGGGCGCGGACCGCATCCGGCCGCCCGCGAGGGAGCGCCGACCGCGTGCCGCACGATGCCCGCCATACCGGGAGACACCATGTCGGCTCACGCCGAGGCGCGACCGCGCCGCTCCGGAGGACGCCCCTCCGGCCCCCGCGCCCCTCGGACCGCGGGTGCCGCGCGTGGCTAGGACAGCTCCCGGCGGCCGGAAGCCCATGGCCGTCACCGGCCGCGCCAAGCGCCGCCGTCCCGCGCTCGGCCGCCTGCTCCCCGGCGTGGGGGTGACCGCCGTGGTCGCGTTCCTCGTCATCGACCTGATCCTCGTGTCGGCCGCCGTCACCCGCACCGACGCCGGTCCCGCGGACGCGGGCTCCGCCGCTCCCGCCCCGTCCGCCAGCGCGGACGCGGCGCCCTCCGCGGATCCGACGCCGACGCCCGAGCCCAGCGCCACGACGCCCGCGACGACCGTCGCGGCGCCGACCGTCCTCCTCGCGGCGGGCGACGGCGAGGTCGCGTGGCGCACCACGGCCGGCTCCTGCACGGGCGAGCCCGCCCGCATCCAGACCACCATCGACCGGGGCCGCACCTGGGACACCCGCACGACGGGCGCCTTCGACGCCCGGCGCGTCCTCGCGCTCCAGGTGGAGAGCCCCGACGTGGGCAGCATCGTCGCCGACGTCACCGCCGCGTGCTCGCGCACCACCCTGCAGAGCTTCACCGGTGGCGAGTTCTGGCGCGACGCCCCGGCGCGGACCGCCACCACCGCGTTCGTCGACCCGGCCCAGCCCGGCACCGTGCGCCTCGTCCAGGGCGAGCAGGACGCGCCGTGCGACGACGCCGTGCAGGTCGTCGACAGCGGCCAGGCGGCCGCCGTGCTCTGCGGATCCGGAGAGCTGCACGTGCGCTCGGGCAGCGGTGACTTCCGCCGCATCGACGCCCCCGGCGTGCTCGCGCTGGCGCTCGGGAGCGACGGGATCCTCACGGCCGGCACCGCCGGCTCGTGCGCGGGCACCGCCGTCGGCCTCATCGTGCCCGCGTCCGGCGCCGTCAGCACGCTCGGCTGCGCGTCCGCCGCCCCCACCAGCGGGGCCGTGGCCATCTCGGCCGCCGGCCGCGACGTCTGGCTCCTCACGGGCGACGCCGTCAGCGTCTCCACCGACGGCGGGGCCACCTGGTGACCTCCCCGAGCCGCGTCGCCTCGTCGCGGCGGCGGCCCTGGACGCGGCGCCGCGTCCTCGTGGTCGCGGGCGCCGCCCTCGCCGTGCTGCTGGTGCTCTGGATCGCGTGGATCGCCGCCCGCGCCCTGCTCGCGCGGGGCGAGCTGGAGCAGGCGGTCCCGCTCGCGTCGACCGTGCAGCGCGACCTCCTCGCGGGCGACTCCGCGGGGGCCGCGTCCGGCGTCGCACAGCTCCGCGACCACTCCTCGCGCGCCGTGTCCCTGACGGGCGACCCCGTCTGGGCCGTCACCGAGCACGTGCCCCTCGTGGGCCCGAACCTCCGGGCGTTCCGCGAGGTGTCCGGCATCGTCGACCGCATCGGCGGGGACGCGCTGCAGCCCGTCGTCGGCATCGCGGGCACCCTCGACGTCGGCAGCCTGACCCCGAAGGACGGGCGCCTCGACCTCGACCCCATCGTCGCCGCCCAGGAACCCGTCCGCCAGGCCGACGACGCGCTCGTCACGGCCCTCGACGACGTGACCGCGATCGACACCGGCGCGACGATCCGACCTGTCGCCGACGCGGTCTCGCGTCTCCGCGAGACGGTCGGGAAGGCGGCGGACACCCTCGCGGTCGTCCGCCACGTCACCGACCTCGCGCCGGCCATGCTCGGTGCGGACGGCGACCGCAGCTACCTCCTCATGTTCCAGAACAACGCCGAGGTGCGCTCCACGGGCGGGATCCCGGGCGCCCTCGCGCTGGTCCGCACGGGCGACGGCGCGTTCTCGCTCGCCTCGCAGGACTCCGCGCGCGCCTTCCCCCGGCTCGCCCAGCCGGCGCTGCCCCTGGATCCGCAGACCGCCGGTCTCTACGGCACCATCACCGGGCGCTACATGCAGGACGTCACCCTGACGCCCGAGTTCCCGCAGGCCGCACCGCTCGCCGCGGAGATGTGGCGGTTGAAGCACGGCGACCAGGTGGACGGCGTCATCAGCATCGATCCCGTCGCGCTCTCGTACCTGCTCGAGGCGACGGGCCCCATCACCCTCCCCACGGGAGACGTGCTCCGCTCCGACGACGCCGTCGACCTGCTCCTCCACGACGTCTACCTCCGCTACACGAACCCCGACGTGCAGGACGCCGTCTTCGCGAGCGTCGCGGACTCCGTCTTCGCGAAGGTGTCCTCGGGCGACGTGGATCCCGCGGCCCTGGTGCGCGCGCTCGGCCGCGCCGCCGAGGAGCGCCGGATCCTCATCTGGAGCTCCCGCGCGGACGAGCAGGCCACGCTCGCCGGCACCACCTTCGAGGGCTCGCTGCCGACCACCAACGACGAGTCGACCGTCTTCGGGGTGTTCCTGAACGACTCCACCGGCGCGAAGATGGACTACTTCCTGTCCCTGGCGACCACGCAGGGCATGGCCATGTGCCGCGACGACGGGCGACCCGACTACCGTACCGAGGTCACGCTGACCTCGGACGCGCCGGCCGACGCCGCCTCCCTCCCGCTCACCATCACCGGCGGCGGGGTCTACGGCGTGGCCCCGGGCGACATCAAGACGCGCGTCGCGGTCTACGGACCCCCGGGGACGGTGCCGCTCCGCGTCCTCGTCGACGGCCAGGAGACGCAGTTCCAGCCCGAGGTGGTGGGCGGCCGCGCGGTCGCGCAGGTCGAGGTGACGCTGACGCCCGGCCAGCAGGTCCGCATCACGGTGGACACGCTGGGGGACAAAAAGACCGACACGCCGCTCACGATCGTCACGACCCCGGTCATTAACACGATCGCAACACAATTCCGCTCGCTGTCCTGCGACGCATCCCAGTAGTCTTCCCCGTGGGGGAATGATCGACGGCGGACCCGAGTCCGTCTTGTGACCCCTGTGCACCAGAGAAACTCTTACAGGGGGAACCACATGCTCAAGAAGATCATCGCCGGAGCGGCCATCGCTCTCGCCGCGACGTTCACCGTCTCCACCGCCGCCACGGCTGCGCCCTACACGCCCGAGGGCGGCGTCACGGTCAGCGACCCGACCGTCGCGCCCGGCCAGAGCACGGTCCTGTCCTTCGCGGACGGCTCCTTCGCTCCCGTCGTCCCCGTCACCATCACCATCACCGGTGAGGACGCGGCCAACGCCACGCTGGCCTCCTTCCGCACGGCCCCCATGGCCGTGACGTCCAACTCCATCACCAAGAACTCGACCAGCGCCGGCGGCCTCCGCGTCACCGTCACGCTGCCCGCCGGTTCCGCCTCGGGCTCCTACGCCCTGACCGGCACCGACACGCAGGGCAACACCGTCTCCACGACCATCTCGGTCGTCGCGGCTGCCGGCAACGGCACCTCGACCGGTGGCGCGAACGCCGGTGGCAACGCCGCCGACGGCTCGGCGCTCCCCGTCACGGGTGGCCAGATCCCCGTCGTCCTCATCTGGACCGGCGGCGGCCTGCTGCTGCTCGGCGCCGCGCTCGTGGGCGTCCTCGCCACGGTCCGTCGCCAGCGCGCGTCGGTCTGATCCGCATCACGACCCGCGTCGCCTGACTCCCTCCGGAGCGGTGCGACGGAAGGCCCCGAGGCAACCGCCTCGGGGCCTTCCGCCGTCTCCGGGTGCCCGGCGCCGAGCCCGCCCGGCGTGACCCCAATCCGGGGTCCATCGGGCTCCGGGGCCTTCGCGGGGGTGCGAGACGCCGATAGCATCGCCGACGTGGGTTTACCCGACCCGCTGTCCGCCCTTGGCGCCGACCCGAAATCGCGCGCCGCGGACACCACCGCCCCGAGGCGATACCCGTCGTGCCCCCGCACGTCCGTCTCGGGCGTATCAGCGAAGGCACACCCGAGATGCTCTCCAAGACCCTGGCGGGCGCGTTCGTCGCGCTCGCGATCGCCGTTTCCGCTCCTCTCGCCGCCCAGGCGGAGAACTACGTCCCCAAGGACTCGCTCCTCGCGTGCGGCGGCATGTCCGCCACGCCCGCGGCCGTCGCGCCCGGCGGG
This is a stretch of genomic DNA from Clavibacter zhangzhiyongii. It encodes these proteins:
- a CDS encoding Rv2578c family radical SAM protein; amino-acid sequence: MRWSAQKLSDASADALPGLARLSNLVQSVRTPEFQGVTFHEVLAKSALNRVPGESKVMPYGWTINPYRGCTHACVYCFARPTHEYLDLDGGRDFDDQIVVKVNVAEVLTRELAKPTWTHDAVALGTNTDPYQRAEGRYALMPGIIAALASSGTPLSILTKGTLLRRDLPLLAEASASVPVDLAMSIAVLDDDLQQSVEPGTPTTAARLATVTAIREAGLDCTVFMMPILPMLTDSVEHLDHALTRIREAGGTRVLYSALYLKPGVKEWYLEWLERERPDLVGRYADLYARGAYAPEAYRAWLKARMDPLVRRHGLGGGRVDPRTGGVLSRADLPGVQGGGGRPRPGWSQEGADSRAVTSRGRRSWTQAPAPGPLVAAALPPSRDTQATLF
- a CDS encoding response regulator transcription factor, producing MTTLREPGAGTRGATGRQVAEPVRVGVLMGNESALDEVCAILRHRAPEVEVVVSTTGWLQLVRSPRFPTDVAVIDYDLADAVSLEGRVRSCRAAGVAVVVLSRSGSDEVRRRVLDAGAAALLTGPVPAGDIVSAVRAVVASARDSRQRATSAADRAADEAAAEAALAFTSPRLSQGEEQALRLYVTGRSTLAVAQAMNVQYETAKTYLRRVRAKYRLVGREAGRRADLIERAVEDGYVR
- a CDS encoding thymidine kinase, whose product is MAKLYFRFGAMNSGKSTSMLQAAYNYEERGQHVLLTKPVIDTKGDRDIVSRLGVRRPVDFLLEPDADVWQEFGIHRDRVLQDMGGPTACLLVDEAQFLRESQVDDLLRIAILQDVPVIAYGIRTDFQTVAFPGSRRLLEIAHSLEEMKTICRCGRKAVFNARQVGDRFIFDGAQVAIDGADVTYMSLCGACYLAESGGALSSGRPVEPSASVFGYPAGPDADFA
- a CDS encoding polysaccharide biosynthesis tyrosine autokinase; amino-acid sequence: MELREYIRILRRSWVLILLVLLLGVGAAAGYSLVQTPEYRASAKVFVSTQSAGTVQDLSQGSSFTQQAVKSYADVVSTPVVLEPVIARLGLDATADSLAPRVTATAAVDTVIIEIAVQDEQAESAAAIANAVAGSFTDVVAELTPVDSNGQPQVKITTLKEARIPGAPVSPRVPLNLALGGLVGLALGIAVSVLRSTLDTRIRGERDLRLVTHAPILGGIAYDPKAKERPLIVQSDPRSPRAESFRSLRTNLQFLDFGGRARSFVITSAVESEGKSTTSANLAIALSDAGARVAVIDADLRRPKLASYLGLEGAVGLTDVLIGRAQLKDVLQPWGNRNMFVLPAGQIPPNPSELLGSRTMVTLLKELEAEFDTVLIDAPPLLPVTDSAVLSKSAGGAILVVSSGRAHRGQVHAAIESLNSVGAEVLGVVLTMLPTKGPDAYGYGQYGYSYVRPEGADAASPATS
- a CDS encoding DUF4012 domain-containing protein; this translates as MTSPSRVASSRRRPWTRRRVLVVAGAALAVLLVLWIAWIAARALLARGELEQAVPLASTVQRDLLAGDSAGAASGVAQLRDHSSRAVSLTGDPVWAVTEHVPLVGPNLRAFREVSGIVDRIGGDALQPVVGIAGTLDVGSLTPKDGRLDLDPIVAAQEPVRQADDALVTALDDVTAIDTGATIRPVADAVSRLRETVGKAADTLAVVRHVTDLAPAMLGADGDRSYLLMFQNNAEVRSTGGIPGALALVRTGDGAFSLASQDSARAFPRLAQPALPLDPQTAGLYGTITGRYMQDVTLTPEFPQAAPLAAEMWRLKHGDQVDGVISIDPVALSYLLEATGPITLPTGDVLRSDDAVDLLLHDVYLRYTNPDVQDAVFASVADSVFAKVSSGDVDPAALVRALGRAAEERRILIWSSRADEQATLAGTTFEGSLPTTNDESTVFGVFLNDSTGAKMDYFLSLATTQGMAMCRDDGRPDYRTEVTLTSDAPADAASLPLTITGGGVYGVAPGDIKTRVAVYGPPGTVPLRVLVDGQETQFQPEVVGGRAVAQVEVTLTPGQQVRITVDTLGDKKTDTPLTIVTTPVINTIATQFRSLSCDASQ
- a CDS encoding sortase; amino-acid sequence: MLKKIIAGAAIALAATFTVSTAATAAPYTPEGGVTVSDPTVAPGQSTVLSFADGSFAPVVPVTITITGEDAANATLASFRTAPMAVTSNSITKNSTSAGGLRVTVTLPAGSASGSYALTGTDTQGNTVSTTISVVAAAGNGTSTGGANAGGNAADGSALPVTGGQIPVVLIWTGGGLLLLGAALVGVLATVRRQRASV